One segment of Pochonia chlamydosporia 170 chromosome Unknown PCv3seq00034, whole genome shotgun sequence DNA contains the following:
- a CDS encoding reverse transcriptase (similar to Talaromyces marneffei ATCC 18224 XP_002145850.1): MALDLTRLRQLYTFWRNQARAQRRAGRARSDLERRAKEAAKEYHDAIRCQKKAHWDDFLAEDVNIWKAAKYLEPGKDNMGDKVPPLKREDGSMTESKTDQAEQLLSTFFPPLPARIDEEGERQQRRAVSMPDLTLEEIEVKVMAAKPWKAPGDDGVPAMVWRRLWPVVKYRVLTLFDASLRDGTVPRQWRRAKIIPLKKPDKGDYTDAKAWRPISLLSTLGKIMEAVIAERISYAVETYGLLPANHFGARKRRSAEQALLLLQEQIYKAWRARKVLSLISFDVKGAYNGVCKERLLARMKARGIPDRLIRWVGAFCSDRAASIVVNGHASEVRKLPQAGLPQGSPLSPILFLFFNADLVQRRIKAEGGSIAFIDDYSAWVTGPTAEANRSGIQSIIEGALEWEKRSGATFEAEKTMVIHFTRVTARNSAEPFLIKGKDVKPRNSAKILGVVMDVGLRYQEHMARAAARGLTAAMCLRRLKMLSPKAVCPIVFAIWQYVLPYIDITI; the protein is encoded by the exons ATGGCATTAG ACCTAACACGACTGCGCCAGCTGTACACGTTCTGGCGAAACCAGGCCAGAGCACAACGGCGGGCGGGCCGAGCGCGATCGGATTTGGAGCGACGGGCCAAGGAAGCAGCAAAGGAGTACCATGACGCCATACGATGCCAGAAGAAGGCGCATTGGGACGATTTCCTGGCCGAAGATGTCAACATCTGGAAGGCGGCCAAATATCTCGAACCTGGAAAGGACAACATGGGCGACAAAGTGCCACCCCTCAAGAGGGAAGACGGATCCATGACAGAGAGCAAGACAGATCAAGCAGAGCAGCTGCTGAGCACTTTCTTCCCGCCTTTGCCGGCGAGGATCGACGAGGAAGGGGAGAGACAGCAACGACGAGCGGTATCTATGCCGGACCTGACGCTGGAAGAGATCGAAGTTAAAGTCATGGCAGCGAAACCTTGGAAAGCACCTGGAGACGATGGCGTCCCGGCGATGGTGTGGAGACGGCTCTGGCCGGTAGTGAAGTACCGGGTGCTGACTCTCTTCGATGCGTCGCTCAGGGACGGCACAGTGCCTCGCCAATGGCGGAGGGCGAAAATCATTCCGCTCAAGAAGCCGGACAAGGGCGATTATACAGACGCCAAAGCGTGGCGGCCGATATCTCTTTTGTCAACGCTCGGGAAGATAATGGAAGCGGTCATCGCTGAGCGCATCTCTTATGCGGTAGAGACCTACGGGCTCCTGCCTGCAAACCACTTCGGAGCGAGGAAGCGACGATCTGCGGAGCAAGCGCTCCTATTGCTGCAGGAACAAATCTACAAGGCATGGCGAGCTCGCAAGGTACTCAGCCTGATCAGTTTCGATGTCAAAGGCGCCTACAACGGGGTGTGCAAAGAGCGACTGCTGGCTAGGATGAAAGCGCGAGGGATACCGGACAGGCTGATAAGGTGGGTTGGAGCCTTTTGCTCAGACCGAGCGGCCTCCATAGTCGTGAACGGGCACGCATCGGAAGTACGTAAACTGCCCCAAGCCGGCCTGCCGCAGGGGTCGCCACTATCGCCAatcttgtttcttttcttcaaCGCAGACCTAGTACAGCGAAGGATTAAGGCGGAAGGCGGATCCATTGCCTTCATTGACGACTACTCGGCCTGGGTGACCGGCCCGACCGCGGAGGCGAACCGGTCAGGTATTCAGTCAATTATTGAAGGTGCGCTCGAGTGGGAAAAGCGCAGCGGTGCAACGTTTGAAGCGGAAAAGACGATGGTCATTCACTTCACGCGAGTCACGGCGCGAAACAGTGCCGAGCCGTTTCTGATCAAAGGAAAGGACGTCAAGCCTAGAAACAGCGCAAAAATCCTGGGAGTGGTTATGGACGTAGGCCTGCGGTACCAGGAGCACATGGCTAGAGCGGCCGCCAGGGGGCTTACTGCCGCCATGTGCCTGAGAAGGTTGAAAATGCTGTCACCAAAGGcagtgtgtccaatagtatttgcgatatggcaatacgtattaccatatattgatattaccatatga